A single genomic interval of Streptomyces sp. BA2 harbors:
- a CDS encoding LacI family DNA-binding transcriptional regulator gives MKIAHIAELVGVSVPTVSRVLNGRPGVSGETWEGG, from the coding sequence GTGAAGATCGCGCATATCGCCGAGTTGGTGGGCGTATCGGTGCCCACGGTGTCGCGGGTGCTCAATGGCCGACCAGGGGTGTCTGGCGAAACCTGGGAGGGCGGCTGA
- a CDS encoding glycoside hydrolase family 6 protein, which produces MGAALSVALPTAPASAAAAARVDNPYVGAKPYVNPDWSAKAKAEPGGSAIADEPSFVWMDRIAAITGTSNGRGLRAHLDTALTQGATLFQVVIYDLPGRDCSALASNGELKAEELGRYKSEYIDPIAAILADPKYAELRISALIEPDSLPNMVTNAGSAAGATEACRHVKELGSYQKGVGYALNKLGDIPNVYNYIDAGHHGWLGWDTNFDPAVDEFKKAATSEGATVDDVAGFIVNTANYGALKEPNFKVTDSVNGTTVRQAKWVDWNYYVDELSFAQALRDRLVSRGGFNPGLGMLIDTARNGWGGTARPTGPGPQTSVDAYVDGGKVDRRIHTGNWCNQQGAGVGERPRTAPEPGIDAYVWAKPPGESDGNSQPIDNDEGKGFDRMCDPTYEGNARNGNNPTGAMANAPLAGRWFSAQFQMLLTNAYPPLNGGGDPGPDTEAPSVPAGLKTTGATSSSVSLSWTASTDNVGVASYDVYRNGTLVGSTGGTTYTDSALTASTTYQYKVRARDAAGNASAQSAQVAGTTTSGGGTGTGNLKVQYKTSDTSVTDNAIGMNLQVVNTGSSAQSLKDVEIRYWFDDSASSYTTWCDWAQIGCSSLTHSVSTNGTTTGANRYLKVNVTDGTLAAGASTGDIQLRLHRADWSNLNEADDYSHGTASAYTDAPKIGVYSGGQLLWGTAP; this is translated from the coding sequence ATGGGCGCCGCGCTCAGCGTCGCGCTGCCTACCGCACCGGCCTCGGCGGCCGCGGCGGCCCGCGTCGACAACCCGTACGTGGGCGCCAAGCCGTACGTCAACCCCGACTGGTCCGCCAAGGCGAAGGCCGAGCCCGGCGGCTCCGCCATCGCCGACGAGCCCAGCTTCGTCTGGATGGACCGGATCGCCGCGATCACCGGCACCTCCAACGGCCGTGGCCTGCGCGCCCACCTCGACACCGCGCTGACGCAGGGCGCCACGCTCTTCCAGGTCGTCATCTACGACCTGCCGGGCCGCGACTGCTCCGCGCTCGCCTCCAACGGCGAGCTTAAGGCGGAGGAGCTCGGCCGGTACAAGTCGGAGTACATCGACCCGATCGCGGCGATCCTCGCCGACCCGAAGTACGCGGAACTGCGGATCTCCGCGCTGATCGAGCCGGACTCGCTGCCCAACATGGTCACCAACGCGGGCAGCGCGGCCGGCGCCACGGAGGCCTGCCGGCACGTGAAGGAGCTGGGGTCGTACCAGAAGGGCGTCGGCTACGCGCTGAACAAGCTCGGCGACATCCCCAACGTCTACAACTACATCGACGCGGGACACCACGGCTGGCTGGGCTGGGACACCAACTTCGACCCGGCGGTGGACGAGTTCAAGAAGGCCGCCACCTCCGAGGGCGCGACGGTCGACGACGTCGCCGGCTTCATCGTCAACACCGCCAACTACGGTGCGCTGAAGGAGCCGAACTTCAAGGTCACCGACTCGGTGAACGGCACCACCGTGCGCCAGGCCAAGTGGGTCGACTGGAATTACTACGTCGACGAGCTGTCCTTCGCCCAGGCGCTGCGCGACCGCCTGGTCAGCCGCGGCGGCTTCAACCCCGGCCTCGGCATGCTCATCGACACCGCCCGCAACGGCTGGGGCGGCACCGCACGACCCACAGGACCTGGCCCGCAGACCTCCGTCGACGCCTACGTCGACGGCGGCAAGGTGGACCGCCGCATCCACACCGGCAACTGGTGCAACCAGCAGGGAGCCGGAGTCGGCGAACGCCCGCGGACCGCGCCCGAGCCGGGCATCGACGCGTACGTGTGGGCCAAGCCCCCGGGCGAGTCGGACGGCAACAGCCAGCCCATCGACAACGACGAGGGCAAGGGCTTCGACCGGATGTGCGACCCGACCTATGAGGGCAACGCACGCAACGGCAACAATCCGACCGGTGCCATGGCCAACGCCCCGCTGGCCGGCCGCTGGTTCTCCGCACAGTTCCAGATGCTGCTGACCAACGCCTACCCGCCGCTGAACGGCGGTGGCGACCCGGGCCCCGACACCGAGGCGCCGAGCGTCCCGGCGGGCCTGAAGACGACGGGCGCCACCTCGTCGTCGGTGTCACTGTCCTGGACCGCCTCGACGGACAACGTGGGCGTCGCGTCGTACGACGTGTACCGCAACGGGACCCTCGTCGGCTCCACCGGCGGCACGACGTACACCGACAGCGCTCTGACCGCCTCCACCACCTACCAGTACAAGGTGCGGGCACGGGACGCCGCCGGGAACGCCTCGGCCCAGTCCGCCCAGGTCGCCGGCACGACGACTTCGGGGGGTGGGACGGGCACCGGCAACCTGAAGGTGCAGTACAAGACGAGCGATACGAGCGTCACGGACAACGCCATCGGGATGAACCTGCAGGTGGTCAACACCGGCAGCAGTGCGCAAAGCCTGAAGGACGTCGAGATCCGCTACTGGTTCGACGACTCGGCCTCCTCGTACACCACCTGGTGCGACTGGGCGCAGATCGGCTGCTCCAGCCTCACCCACTCGGTGTCGACGAACGGCACGACGACCGGCGCCAACCGCTACCTGAAGGTCAACGTCACCGACGGCACACTCGCCGCGGGCGCCTCGACCGGCGACATCCAACTGCGGCTGCACCGGGCCGACTGGTCGAACCTCAACGAAGCCGACGACTACAGCCACGGCACCGCAAGTGCATACACGGACGCACCGAAGATCGGCGTCTACTCCGGCGGCCAACTCCTGTGGGGCACCGCCCCGTAA
- a CDS encoding GH12 family glycosyl hydrolase domain-containing protein — translation MTGRHLRGALAATAAGILLAGLALFTGAGPAAAAPVTDCTQWGTTEMQGGAYTYQQNEWNSSARQCVSVDTATGAWKLTEANFSLTTAGPPATYPSSYKGCHWGACTANSGLPIRVSELGSARSTFDTTQVASGAWNAAYDLWFNSTPTTDDQPDGTELMIWINHRGGVQPIGSRTATITADGRTWDVWTGPGASGWKVISYVLQGGATAVTDLDVKRLVDDATARGQINPAHYLIDAEAGFEIWQGGQGLGVNSFSFDASKGSGGGDTTPPTAPRNLRSTGASSSSASLAWDPATDDTGVTSYDVYRGGTRVGSTGGTTYTDTGLTASTAYSYTVRALDAAGNASPPAGPVSVTTAPGGGSGTGNLKVQYKTSDTSVTDNAIGMNLRLVNTGSGAQSLKDLEIRYWFDDSASSYTTWCDWAQIGCSNLTHSVSTNGTTTGANRYLKVNVTGGTLAAGTSTGDIQLRLHRSDWSNLNEADDYSHGTASAYTDAPKIGVYSGGQLLWGTAP, via the coding sequence GTGACGGGACGACACCTGCGCGGCGCCCTCGCCGCCACCGCCGCGGGCATCCTGCTCGCCGGGCTCGCGCTGTTCACCGGCGCGGGCCCGGCGGCGGCCGCGCCGGTCACCGACTGCACCCAGTGGGGCACCACCGAGATGCAGGGCGGCGCGTACACGTACCAGCAGAACGAGTGGAACTCCTCGGCCCGCCAGTGCGTCAGCGTGGACACCGCGACCGGCGCCTGGAAGCTGACCGAGGCGAACTTCTCGCTCACCACGGCGGGGCCGCCCGCCACCTACCCGTCCAGCTACAAGGGCTGCCACTGGGGCGCTTGCACCGCGAACAGCGGCCTGCCGATCCGGGTGAGCGAGCTGGGCAGCGCCCGGTCGACGTTCGACACCACTCAGGTCGCCTCCGGTGCCTGGAACGCCGCGTACGACCTGTGGTTCAACTCCACGCCCACCACCGACGACCAGCCGGACGGCACCGAGTTGATGATCTGGATCAACCACCGCGGCGGCGTCCAGCCCATCGGCTCCCGCACGGCGACGATCACCGCGGACGGCCGGACGTGGGACGTGTGGACCGGTCCCGGCGCCTCCGGGTGGAAGGTCATCTCGTACGTGCTGCAGGGCGGCGCCACCGCGGTGACCGACCTCGACGTGAAGCGCCTCGTCGACGACGCCACCGCACGCGGCCAGATCAACCCCGCGCACTACCTGATCGACGCCGAGGCCGGCTTCGAGATCTGGCAGGGCGGCCAGGGACTGGGCGTGAACTCCTTCTCGTTCGACGCCAGTAAGGGCTCGGGCGGCGGGGACACCACGCCGCCGACCGCGCCCCGCAACCTGCGGTCCACCGGGGCGAGTTCGTCGTCCGCCTCGCTGGCCTGGGACCCCGCCACGGACGACACCGGCGTCACGTCGTACGACGTCTACCGCGGCGGCACCCGTGTCGGCTCCACCGGCGGCACGACGTACACCGACACGGGACTGACGGCGTCCACCGCGTACAGCTACACCGTGCGCGCCCTGGACGCGGCCGGGAACGCCTCGCCGCCCGCCGGTCCGGTGAGCGTCACCACCGCACCGGGCGGTGGGTCGGGCACCGGCAATCTGAAGGTGCAGTACAAGACGAGCGATACGAGCGTCACGGACAACGCCATCGGGATGAACCTGCGGTTGGTCAACACCGGCAGCGGTGCGCAGAGTCTGAAGGACCTCGAGATCCGCTACTGGTTCGACGACTCGGCCTCCTCGTACACCACCTGGTGCGACTGGGCGCAGATCGGCTGCTCGAACCTCACCCACTCGGTGTCGACGAACGGCACGACGACCGGGGCCAACCGCTACCTGAAGGTCAACGTCACCGGCGGCACACTCGCCGCGGGCACCTCGACCGGCGACATCCAACTGCGGCTGCACCGCAGCGACTGGTCGAACCTCAACGAGGCCGACGACTACAGCCACGGCACCGCGAGCGCGTACACGGACGCACCAAAGATCGGCGTCTACTCCGGCGGCCAACTCCTGTGGGGCACCGCGCCCTGA